A genomic segment from Salvelinus alpinus chromosome 8, SLU_Salpinus.1, whole genome shotgun sequence encodes:
- the LOC139583370 gene encoding uncharacterized protein C9orf152-like, with product MLSRCCSCCNSTRSCERIRSWSRRETAGDVSHLFEDEDQREIVADRTRMNRDIALLREQYNCTKEKQKTRVVLFRQVSADDATEISGKALVNMVLVNQEMKSTHERKRTVSEAEIDFVRHLEITPWYTHLGIHRRTNGIIAPHPNPTFTGSNSSSLTSLSEDCPETSSDKVLGDSTSIHSDELSTSNSISGSQKFSAPVVLSRQLSFGGQQPPLFSSSSLHHYPFPQRKGPKKSEAARRLGMYTSF from the exons ATGTTGTCGCGCTGCTGCTCCTGTTGCAATTCGACGCGTTCCTGTGAACGGATAAGATCCTGGAGTCGTAGGGAAACTGCCGGAGACGTGAGTCATTTGTTTGAGGACGAGGACCAACGCGAAATTGTCGCGGACCGAACCAGGATGAACCGGGACATTGCACTTTTGAGAGAACAGTACAACTGCACTAAAGAGAAACAAAAGACCCGGGTGGTTTTATTCAGACAAG TATCAGCTGATGACGCAACAGAGATCAGTGGGAAAGCCCTGGTCAACATGGTCCTGGTCAACCAGGAGATGAAGAGCACCCATGAGAGGAAGAGGACGGTGTCAGAGGCTGAGATTGATTTTGTTAGGCACCTGGAGATAACCCCGTGGTACACACACCTGGGAATCCACCGACGGACCAACGGTATCATAGCACCTCATCCAAACCCCACATTCACCGGCAGCAATTCTTCGAGTTTGACTTCGCTCTCTGAGGACTGTCCTGAGACGTCCAGTGACAAAGTCTTGGGGGATTCTACTTCTATCCATTCTGACGAGTTGAGTACCAGTAACAGCATTTCAGGCTCCCAGAAGTTCTCAGCCCCAGTCGTTTTGTCCAGACAACTGAGTTTTGGGGGCCAGCAGccacctctgttctcctccagctCCCTTCACCACTACCCCTTCCCCCAGAGAAAAGGGCCCAAGAAGTCAGAGGCTGCCAGGAGACTTGGGATGTACACATCATTCTGA